Genomic window (Subtercola endophyticus):
CGACGAGAACTCGAAGATCCAGTAGCCGCCGACGGCGAGCGGATGCCCGGGGGCGAGTCTCGGCGTTATAGCTCAGCCTGCGCGAGGGCGGCCCGTCTAAGCTTGATCACGTGACCGAACGCTCCAGAATCTCGCACCGCATCGCTTCCATCTCCGAATCGGCGACCCTCAAGGTCGACGCCAAGGCCAAGGCCCTGAAGGCCGCCGGTCGCCCGGTGATCAGTTACGCCGCGGGCGAGCCGGATTTCGCCACTCCCGACTTCATCGTCGAGGCCGCCGTCGAGGCGGCGCGCGACCCCAAGAACCACCGGTACACCCCGGCGGCCGGGCTGCCCGAGCTGCGGGAAGCCATCGCCGCTAAGACGCTGCGCGACAGCGGCCTGGAGGTCAGCGCCTCGCAGGTCATCGTGACCAACGGCGGCAAGCAGGCCGTCTACCAGGCGTTTCAGACGCTGCTCGACCCGGGCGACGAGGTCATCGTGCCGACCCCCTTCTGGACCACCTACCCCGAGGCCATCGCGCTCGCCGACGGCGTGCCTGTCGAGGTGTTCGCCGGCAGCGACCAGGGTTACCTCGTCACCGTCGAGCAGCTCGAGGCCGCGCGCACCGAGCGTACGAAGGTGCTGCTGTTCGTGTCACCGTCGAACCCGACCGGTGCCGTCTACTCGCCATCGCAGACCGCGGCCATCGGCGAGTGGGCCGAGGCCAACGGGCTGTGGGTCATCACCGACGAGATCTACCAGAACCTCACCTACGACGGGATTCGTGCCATCTCCATCGTCGAGGCCGTGCCGGCGCTCGCCGACCGCACGATACTCGTGAACGGCGTGGCCAAGACGTATGCCATGACGGGCTGGCGGGTCGGCTGGATGGTCGGCCCGGCCGACGCGATCAAGGGCGCCGCGAACCTGCAGAGCCACCTCTCGTCGAACGTGGCGAACGTGTCGCAACGGGCGGCGCTTGCTGCGCTCACCGGTCCGCAGACCGCCGTCGAAGAGATGCGGCAGGCATTCGACCGCCGCCGCAAACACATTGTCGCTTCGTTGAACGAGATTCCGGGCATCCTGACGCCCACCCCCGAAGGGGCGTTCTACGTCTACCCCGACGTCACCGGGCTGCTGAACCGGCCGTGGGGCGGTGTGACACCGACCACCTCGCTCGAGCTGGCCGACCTCATTCTCGAGCAGGCCGACGTCGCCGTCGTTCCCGGCGAGGCGTTCGGGCCGAGCGGTTTCGTACGCATGTCGTACGCCCTGGGCGACGACGCTCTCGCCGAGGGCGTCGCCCGGCTTGCCACGCTGTTCGGCTGACCTGGACGGCGTCACTCTCGCTC
Coding sequences:
- a CDS encoding pyridoxal phosphate-dependent aminotransferase → MTERSRISHRIASISESATLKVDAKAKALKAAGRPVISYAAGEPDFATPDFIVEAAVEAARDPKNHRYTPAAGLPELREAIAAKTLRDSGLEVSASQVIVTNGGKQAVYQAFQTLLDPGDEVIVPTPFWTTYPEAIALADGVPVEVFAGSDQGYLVTVEQLEAARTERTKVLLFVSPSNPTGAVYSPSQTAAIGEWAEANGLWVITDEIYQNLTYDGIRAISIVEAVPALADRTILVNGVAKTYAMTGWRVGWMVGPADAIKGAANLQSHLSSNVANVSQRAALAALTGPQTAVEEMRQAFDRRRKHIVASLNEIPGILTPTPEGAFYVYPDVTGLLNRPWGGVTPTTSLELADLILEQADVAVVPGEAFGPSGFVRMSYALGDDALAEGVARLATLFG